In Panicum virgatum strain AP13 chromosome 5K, P.virgatum_v5, whole genome shotgun sequence, the genomic window CCCTTTCGCTCGCCTCTCCCGTGCGTCTTTCTCTCTCCATCTGACTGTGGCTTTGACGTGCGTTTGATCTGATCTGGCGCGGCAGCTCCGGGAGGCCTGTGGGgaaggcagcggcggaggcggcgaggaggttCGGGGTGGTGCGCGGGTCGCGGCTCCCGCCGCAGATGGCGGCCATGTCGgcgatctcgccgccgccgccgtgccgcccctgGGACCGCGCCGACCTCATGCGCCGGCTCGGGTCATTCAAGGCGATGACCTGGTTCGCCAAGCCCAAGGTACAGACACATTTGCACAGTACTATTTAGCTTTGTGCTGCTTGTTGGATTGATGGTATTCAGGTGGGCACCTGCCACTGAATTTTTTGTAAACCTTTTACTCCTCTTTGGAGACGTCGCATATTTTGTAACTGAATGATGAATACTGAGCTAACTTTTTTGGGTACCAAATGAGCTGTTCACCGCATTTTTTTgcttagtactccctccgtcctcaaATATAAGTCATTCTGGGATTTAAAATTTGTCCTCAAATGTAAGTCATTCTAGGTTGAGAGTGGATCCAACCATCTTAATTGTGCATCGTTTTCGGGTCTTTCCCAATAGAAAGATGTGCATGCAACCATGTAGGGGGAGGTACATGTGGGGGAGGTGCATGGAAAAAGGCATGCTAGTTTAATTAGCACATTCccaatgcttaataattaggggtagaagagtgcttaataattaggggtGGAAGAGTCTTTTCTACACAACCATAATCTGCTCTAAAAACTCTAGAATGACTTACTTtcgaggacggagggagtaaactAGTTAAAATGCAAATGAAGGTTTGGGATGTTCTGTAATTTTGTGGATTGGTCAGAGTATGTATATTGTATTGTGGGTAAAGGATTTGTAAGAGCAGAGTGAGTAATTGTGTACTGATGTAGCATTGCCGCTGATGATCGTGCATTCAGGTGGTTTGTATTGGCGGTTGATAACTAGTTGCTTTTTCCAGGTTATTAGTCCAGTTAACTGTGCTAGAAGAGGATGGACTAATATTGAGCCAGATGTTATAACATGTGAAGCTTGTGGCGCCCGGCTCCTGTTCTCCACTCCTTCCTCGTGGACAACACAGCAAGGTCTGCATCTATGCTGAGTCTATGACTAAAGAAGACATCCGTGTGTGCTTTTCTCATATGAAATACACACATCTGTGAATTTATGTCGACAAACTAGAAGTCCTTAACGTCTGTGATGATTAATTGAACGATTATAACACATTCCATTTTCATCTGTAAGAGAGCATATAGGCTTCATTTACCTGCTTGATATGACATCTCTGTTTATATTCACTTCACTTTTATTTATCGGGAGCTGTGTTTTATGCAGTTGAAAAGGCTGCTGCTGTTTTCAGCCTGAAGTTGGACACTGGACATAAACTTCTATGCCCATGGATTGATAATATATGTGATGAATCACTTGCCTTATTCCCACCGACGCCTCCACCTGTTTTAGTTGAGAACTACTATGAGTGTTTCTCCTCTCTGCTGCGACTTTTAGCACTTCCTAGAATTTCGTGCTCTTCTCTggagatgatgaaaaagaggagTCCACAGCTAGAGCAGTTCCTATCAGAACCATCCTCTTCATCAGTTGTCCTCAAAGGGCGATTTGTGCTTACTGAAGACTCTACAATTAAGGATTTGGATGATGCTTTTCAAGATGCTGACACATACTATCAGGTGATTTTCTTTTTCATCTATGTGTGGAGGTGCTGTGAGAATTTTCTTTATATGTTCTATACATGAGACGCATGCTGAAACAGAATAAGGTCTGAACTGCATGTTTAAGAACTTAATTATATCTGTAGCAAGCTTATTTGTTGGTTTTGTTGGAATTAGATTATTTTATCTAGATAGACATTGACCCTTGGTCTTTGCGTATTTGCCCCTATTTTGACCGTTGGCTAGGGGTAAAATTGCGTTGACTTGTGAATAGTAAAGGCAAAATAACAAAGTCAAAAAAATGAGGGCAAAACCACAATTGCACTTCGAAGCAGGGGGCAAGAACACCAAAAACCTTCCATATTCGTTCATGTAGATATCTGTATTCCTTTACAATCTTTTTTTTAATGATTTTTCAATGCTGCATCAAATCATTCAACTCTCTTCCAACTTAACACTTAATTTTGTAGCAGGCACTGAAGATAATAAGTTTATGTGGATGGGAGCCCCGCCTACTTCCTTATGCTATTGACTGTGGAACTGAGTCTCATTCGGATGCCAGCTCTACCCCTAAATTGGCCCAACCACATCAAATAAGTAAGACTATGGAGGATCGGGTCATACTTTACTCACCTAATGATGCTAATGGTGCCCGAGCATCTGCAGATGCTAATCAAGAAGATCAGCATTATGATCCATTGTCAGCTGTTTTGGATTGCCAATTCTGCGGAGCATGTGTTGCCTTGTGGCCTTTTTATCTTGTAGAACGACCTCTTCAACTCTTTAAGCTGGTTTCAGATTCTAATGGACAAGATGATAAGGATAATGGACATGCCAATGTAGTCAGTGGAGTAGGACTTTCAAAGGATGCAAACATTGGCTTTAATTTCACCATTGCTGGTGGTCCTCCACCAACTAGACAGAGTTTCCGACCAAAGGTTTCATTTCCTGTTGTTAGTCGACATTTGAAAGCCGACTTGAACTACCGTGGGAATTTGCTTTCCTCTGGAAGTGATAGCCACATGGTTCCTGTTGCTTCGGAGACTTCAGGTTCCATGAAACGGAAAAGAAGCACAGATCAGCCTGATTTGTTGGAAGGTGATACCGATGATGTTGATACATCCCCCATAGGAGCAAAGCCACACCAGCCTGGGGATAATTCTGAAAAGAGCATACCAAACTCAGAAGTGGGGAATGGACAGGAACAAGGTGGTTCACATTCAGATACAGATAAGAATATTAATATGGATGGAGCTTCCAATGAAAAACAACCAGAATCAAGTTCTCCTTCAAGAAAAAGTATAACAAGCACAGATGCGGCACTTGATCAACATGGATCCGAACCTAGATTTCCATCAGTTCAGGGTACAAACGAAGAACCTTCTAATGGAGCAACCCTGGCAGAGACACATGCCAACAATTCCAGGCCAACTGAGCTCAGCACGGTAACAAAATCATTAGCCAACAAGGAAAAAGGTGCATATGGGCCATCAGGTAAATAAGTCATTTCTTTGTAGTTGTCACAATTGTAAGGGATTGAAGTCACTAAACAAGTAGTAATGTGAAATTGAAGGGGATGGGAAAAAAAGGCTGATAGTACAAGTAACTTGATAGCGGTCTGTTAGCCTAACTCAAGGTTCAAAAAACGTTATTAAATGTCATTTAGCCTAACGCCCTAACTTCATATTGCTGTAACTTTCTGAATATAATTAGCATATGCAAAGGAAAAAAGTGTTTAGCACAAACTGCCCTTATGGTGCTGAGTTTTCTTTCTTGAggcataatttttttatttcttactACTGTCTTAAAGAATTAGACTGAAGGTTCTGCATGTTTACCATGTTTGCCATTGTTTTCAATCTAGTTATGTAATGTAATGAAAATTCTTCATCAGTGTCCACAGTTCTTAATCGCGAATTTTCGCTTTCTGTGACAGAAAAACAAGGATTATATGACAGAATGAATGAGTTTGATCCTATCAAGCAGCACCGGACATTCTGCCCTTGGGTTTCCCCTGATGACAGCAAATCCTTGCCTGGATGGAGGCTGACTCTCGCAGCATTACTTACTCAGGACAAAAGATCTGATGGGGACTCGCGAGGGGAGGTTCAGATTGGCCTTCTGGATGAGGTAGGCTCCTTCCATTGAATCATGCCTTGTATTCCATTAATCATGCCTTGTATCACTAGAACATACCTCATAGTTGGTTTTCTATGGTTCAGGAGGATGACCCTCTTACATCTGTTAGAAAGCTTTTCATGACACCACCTCCGAAAAGGCGGAGGATACAGCCATCAGAGAAGAGCTGAGAACTGCATCCACTTGTTCGAAAAGCTGGGGGTCAAACTCAAACAGTTAATCATACCAAGGCACAAAAGCAGAAAGCCATATGAATTGAAAGTTGGAAAAATTTCCACTGATATTTGTGCGACGTACAGATGCTTCCGGGCAGATGCACGGAAAGGATTCGTGACTTGATCAACTGTTCCAGAGCGATACTGCCAAAACCATTGAGCTTCCACTTCTCATTGTGGTGGTTTGAAAATGTAGAAGTTGCTTACCTCTTCCCCGTTTGAAACCACCTTCGCTGGGCATACACACCGTGATTTTGTAGCTTAGTAATGTTGTTATATTGCATTCGTTATTATATTGCTGCACAAACGCCTGTAAACTGTTAAACCCTGGAAGAATTTTGATATGTGAAACTATTTTGACGCCTCGCTGATTCACTTGTGACTGAAACATCTGATATGCGTGAAGTACAGAATCCTCCAGTTTGTAAAAGGGTCTGGCAGCGGCACTGCCGTGCATGTGTCTAACTGTTTCGAGCGAAACAAAATGCTTGCGCTGTGCCCCCAATGGCTTCCTGACGCGAATTGCGTGCGGCTGCATAACGAGTACTGGCAACATGCCAAATCGTGTTGGGTGATTGGTGTCTGATCAGGGGCCGCTATTTGGCGATCGCGCGCCGCGGCAAGGAAGCGGCGAACGAGCGCTGTGGGTAGCAAGCAGCGCATGTGCAGCCCTAGTAAGTAGCAGCGAATATCATTTGACCGTTAGTTCCATGCTTACTCTGCCTtctacctttttctttttcggaTTTGACCGTTGGTTCCGTGCTTACTCTGCCTtctacatttttctttttcggGACAGCGGGTGTGTGGGTGAGTAAAATGGGCGGGGGGTTTCACATACATATGAAATGTAGAACATTGagaaaatagaaacaaaaagGTCCCAAATATTTAATTAAAATGTGGAACAATTCTCCAGAATCTCATGCTCGGGCGTACAGggggtgaattttttttaaataaaggaAAAAACTGATTGGCTGTTGTTCTCGAACATGGAATAAACAATGCGTCCATAATATTTATCCAATAAGGTCATCTTTTTTTGTAACCATAAATCTGCACACCACCATCTTCACTTATAGAACTCGATGGTCACGCTCTGAAAAATTTTTGGAAATGAAAATGTGACTCTTGTGCTCAACTGTTATATATAATAAGTTTGCAAACTGAACAGAAAAAAAGATATTCATAGATGAACTTACATGCATgtttaatatatttttgatcTCGAGAAGAGTTTCGTACTTTTCGTTGCATGGGTGTGTCAGCAAGTAGTAGGATATGCATTCACGCagtggttttgcatcttcctgTGCGAGAGAAAAAACACAAAATTCTATTTAAGATATTTTCTACATTAGAAAAGAGAACCTATGAACTCTGGTTTATAGTTCTCAAAAACTTTGAACTCTGAAGCTATAAACTTTATGTCACAGTAAGGGGAGTTTCGTATTAgtttgaaaaacttttgaacctaaggctatgaaatttttactatgACATTAATAAATTTTTTTAGCTTCCCACAAAACTTTGAAATACGAACCTATGAACTTTTGCAgctccaaaaaaaaactttggaaAACAAAACCATGAACTTTGTAGTACCACAGTAATCAAGTTTTTGCAGCCATAGAAACTTTGAAAAATGAAAAACTATGAACATTGTAGTAGCACAATAATAGACTCCCctggtccccccccccccaaaaaactTTGGAAAACTGAAAACATTAAACTTTGTACTAGCACACTAGTAAAACTGCTAtagccccccctcccccccccacctcaccccccccccccacacacaccccCTCCCCCCACAGACAAAcaacaagaaaaaagaaaactttGAAATCTAAAACTATGAGCTTTGTACTAGCACATAATTACATTTTGCTGATCCGGAAAACTTTGCAGTTCTTAAAACTTTGCAGTAACGGCTGCAGGATTTTTGTACTAGCGCATTTGAAAAATGGTTATTGTAAAAACACATGTTCAGAGCATCTTGACTTTATACACAATGAGCAGAAAAGGCATTGACAAGACAAATCAGTAAACCTTCAACTAAAATATTTTCAATGACATGCTTTATACAgtaaattcaaaaactttatactaTTGGATTGAAAAATTTATACTAAAATATTTTCAACTTTATGCAAGCATATTATAGACTTTGTACACCTGGATTGAAAACTTTGCAAATACAAAAACTTTGAAAGCACATGTTAGGGGCTTTTTAGTAAAAATTTATCTGAGGGCAAATTTGAAACTTCATATATAAATAAATGTGCACAATCCAAAACTTTTAAGTAAATGCCTATAAATCTTTGAGACTGGATATGAAAAACTTTCAAATTATTAAAGTCCAGCTTCAGCATCATTTGAAAAAACTTTGCGATCACAACTGACCAACTTGAATCCAGAGCATTGAATAAAAAATTCTACATAGTTCAGTAAAAACATTGAATCCAAAACATTGAATCAAAAAATTGTATTATAATCAAAATTTGGATTATCGGAACATTGAATCTAGAAAAATGGTAGAAAGCCATAAATTTGAATCCAGAAAACTTAACAACTTGAAGATGGAAACAAACCTTTTAAATAGACACAGAAAAACTTTCTAAAAAAACTTAGCAAAATTTGGAGACATATCAGAAAAATTTATATAGAGCAACTTTGAAGATATACATTTATAAACTTTGTACACCACTAACTTTAAAACCACAATCAGAAAACTTTGTACATGGTTTAGTAAAACTTTGTAATGGTATACTTAAAACTTTTAAatacatataatttttttactagCAAGTTATCTATTGGAGAATGATGAGATTATTACATATATAATTCCTTGGGAGTTTGTTGTGGCATGAAAAAAATTTGGGTACTTAATTACATGGCAAAAAATAGCTACCTGACTAATGCTTGCATGAAGTGGCTAGTAGGGCATAAAACTTCCAAAATGAAGTTGTATAAAAACTGATGGCTGAAGTATCGGGAAGAAGGCattcaaagaaaagaaaaagatccCTACATAGCAAAAAGTGGGTGCCTGACCAATGCTTGCAACAAGTGACCAGTAACACATAAGTCGTATAGGCTCACTAGGGGTTACCGGTTTCCTAGAATAGCTCACTAGGGCTTAAAAGTTTTTCTGGTGAAAGTTAAGCATAAGTGTCTTGCCAAAAAAGAATATTCGAAAACAGACAGGATTAAAGTCGTGACGCTGAAAAAAAATTGGTTGTACATTTTGCTAGTGATAGGGAGGGCCCTTGCCTATGCTGTAGAACTTAAACTACTAACAATTGACTGAACATAACAGATTAGATATCttttactatttttgtgcattctGAATGAGAAAGATCTCTCATCTATACGACACTAGGAGATAGAGAGCACACACCAGTCTCACACACAACACAGACCAGGCAGTGGCCTAATTCATCAGAGTTGGTGGAGAGCAAATAAGATGAAAGGGACAGGAAAACCCTCCCTCTAAGGTAGTTAGAAAACCCCTCTCAGTGTCATGTCCCTCTCCAACAAAACTATTTGCATTTGCATGTCAATCCGTCCTTACATACATGTAGTGCAGGGGGGGCAAAAAATCCTCTGCAGTAAACTGCAGAGGCAATGTGCCACTGCCACGTGGACCCAAATTGCAATCAGGGTCTTCAATTAATGGCAAATACCCAACTACCAACTGGTGCAGCTAGCAACAGAATGAATACTTGAAACACCCATAACCATTGGATAGCTCAAACAGCTTATTGAGCAAAGCGTATAGAAAAATGATATGTTTAGATGGCCACATGATATACATCATATATAAATATTGAAATGAATTCCCTTTGTTCTCTATAAACTAGTGATGCATCATTAATATATTGTGTATGTTCCAAATTCATGATATGGTAGCTAGAAAACAGTAGAACATTTTAACTGCTGATCACACCAGAATCTAAGCTTAGGCGCATCAGTTGGAAAACAATTGTATTTGAATTGATTCCTTAACTACCTGAACTAGTGTAAGAATGCTATCTGCAAGAATAAGATAGATACGGCATCAGAATCTTTGCAGTAACCATATTGCGTGGAACACAGGTAATAGCAAGTAGGGCCCCACAGAGAACTACAGAAACTTGATATGAATAAAAAATGATCCCCAGGGCCTCCTAAAAAGAGCATATCCATTGTAGAAAACGCAGAAATCTCAAATGCAGAAAATGATGCTCAGCCTTGTCTCAATCTTTTCTCATTGTCTCGGCCCAAGACTCGGTATCTGAttaataaaactttgtagttccaAAAACTTTCAAACCTGGCACTATAAACTCTGTACTACCACATCAGCAAACTTTTAGTTCCAAAAACCTTTTCAGATATAAGACTATGAACCTTCTAACATATTTAACTAGAACATTTGAACGCTTTATCCTCCGTAGGTCCAAAACTTTATAGGCAGTTACTTTTAAGTAAATAAGAACATCAAACCTACCAAGAAAATAAAACCTTCCATGGAGAAAGCACTATCTGATTGAGAGATTAGCAATACATTTAATAGCTCAACTTATGAGAACCGCTCACAAAACCTGATAATACCATAATTTAATCAAGCTCATCCCAGTCAGTGAGTTTAGGCAAAATCTTAGGCAGATGCAAAAAAAGGGCTCGtagataaaaaaaatagtgGGCTCAGGGTCCTTGACTCCTTAACATTCTTGTTCAGTTTAAGTTGGGCGATGGTGTTATGTAGGTGCGGGGCAACTGAACCACACAAACACCCTCCTCTattttattttctgtttttagTACATTTATCTGGACACAGATAGCAAGTCATATTACTAGTTTGTATTGCTATTCAAAAAGAGTCCGGAGAAATAGGCGGTCCCCATTAAAACTATTTCTGCTAACATGAAATTTCGAAATGTTCTGCTTCCCCTACTGCTCATTCCTTGCACATGTCACATGTGCAGACTATAAGTCTTCTCTGTATTTTTTCCTCTCTCAACCATGTAGTCGAATCAAAATAAAGTAGATGTACAAAAACTGACCAAACCTCGAATGGCAAGCTCTGCGTGTAGCATGAAAAATTTCACACCTAAAATCCTACGAAACTACCTGACATGAATTCCAATCAAAAAAGTAAGAACCCCGCGAGGAAGGGGGGACAAACCTGCGAATGGAGTGCAGGTCCCTGCGCACGGAGTCGTCCCTCCCTTCGCAACGTGCTCCCTTGACGAAAGATGAATCACCCCCAGGCCGCTGGAGAAAATCACGCACGGGAGTGCGCCACCCTCGCTCCCGGCGCGCCTCCCCTTGGTGAGGACAAATCGCCGGGCGACGAGATCGACGCGTGAACCCGCCCTCACTCCCGATGCGTCTCCCCCTTCGGCGAGAACGACCACAAATCGCCAGCGAAGAGAACGACGAGCCCCCCTCGCTGCCGCGCGCCTCCCTCTCGGCAATAACGAATCGCCGACGTGACCTCACTCTCGTCGTGACTTCCGCTCGATGAGGACGAATCGGCGGCCGACAAGGATGATGCTGCGTGCGCCGAGATTGAAGTCGGTAGTTGGCGCTTGACGAGGGCGAACGCGGCGAGCCACTCTCCCAGGACGAACGTGCGAGGGTCCCCTCCTCTCTCGGCCCGGCTCTGATCCCGCACGGCGAGGAAGGAAATCGCCGACCGGCGAGAACCTCAACGCGGCAGCGAGATTGAGCGTGGCGCGTCTGATTTTGGGGGGTGGTGAAAAATATCGGGACACTGAAGGGGCGGATTGGAATCGGAATTGGTAACGGACGGCAGGCAGGGGGAGTAAAAACGTCACGGAATTCAAAAAATAGAAGTGGGAATGGACAACAACGCGACACAGATACCGAAAAAAGAAAGTGGAGTAGAGGGCGTGGACTGATATGGGCCGTTCGCTGCGATGGGTGCCGGCGAACGAACGCCAACTAAGAAATTCGGTCTGATCATGTGTGTCCCTTAATCCTTTTGCCCGTTCAGACAGCTCGAGTAACGGAACCCTAGGCTAGATGTTGGGCCAAAGGCTGTCCCTGTCCCGGGCTGAGCGAAACTAGATATTTGGGCCGGTCTAGCtagaagtttttttttcccaaccggacaccccaaaccggagcactccggttccggtaaaccggaccggttggaccggttaccggtagaaaccggtcaaattcaaatttgaattcaaaaaactcagttcaaccggttcgtaccggtataccggtcggtttgaccggtttaccggccggtttgaccggtttgaattcaaatccaaatttaaaatcgcatgtgtaaacggtttggaccggtataccggccggtttgaccggtttatcaagtgggccttaatgggccgtctcatttttttccttttcttttttgttttaactttaaatgcccgaaaagtatgttaaacgaacgaatttttgagaaaatttgacactattagattcgtcgcaccttgaagtatttttaggaatcttttgggaatttttcatttttttgaatttaaatttgaattttgaatttgggccggtttggtaccggcccaaaccggaaccggaccggtttccaccggtaagGGGAACCGTCATCGCAAAAAATGAGCGAAGTGATTCGTACCGTTGCGGATGACGACGGTTTTGGGTTGGCCGATTCGGCGATTCCTGATATTGCTTTGAATGCAATAAGATGTGAAGAGGAAAGGATTGTT contains:
- the LOC120707336 gene encoding uncharacterized protein LOC120707336 isoform X1, which gives rise to MPNGRQQLPAAAACKRITTPSPSLPPPIPHPAPATSMAAGGGGGGDIGADSERRLKKAMDKLYHFPKPKPSGSKPSSSSAPAPSSGRPVGKAAAEAARRFGVVRGSRLPPQMAAMSAISPPPPCRPWDRADLMRRLGSFKAMTWFAKPKVISPVNCARRGWTNIEPDVITCEACGARLLFSTPSSWTTQQVEKAAAVFSLKLDTGHKLLCPWIDNICDESLALFPPTPPPVLVENYYECFSSLLRLLALPRISCSSLEMMKKRSPQLEQFLSEPSSSSVVLKGRFVLTEDSTIKDLDDAFQDADTYYQQALKIISLCGWEPRLLPYAIDCGTESHSDASSTPKLAQPHQISKTMEDRVILYSPNDANGARASADANQEDQHYDPLSAVLDCQFCGACVALWPFYLVERPLQLFKLVSDSNGQDDKDNGHANVVSGVGLSKDANIGFNFTIAGGPPPTRQSFRPKVSFPVVSRHLKADLNYRGNLLSSGSDSHMVPVASETSGSMKRKRSTDQPDLLEGDTDDVDTSPIGAKPHQPGDNSEKSIPNSEVGNGQEQGGSHSDTDKNINMDGASNEKQPESSSPSRKSITSTDAALDQHGSEPRFPSVQGTNEEPSNGATLAETHANNSRPTELSTVTKSLANKEKGAYGPSEKQGLYDRMNEFDPIKQHRTFCPWVSPDDSKSLPGWRLTLAALLTQDKRSDGDSRGEVQIGLLDEEDDPLTSVRKLFMTPPPKRRRIQPSEKS
- the LOC120707336 gene encoding uncharacterized protein LOC120707336 isoform X4, translated to MPNGRQQLPAAAACKRITTPSPSLPPPIPHPAPATSMAAGGGGGGDIGADSERRLKKAMDKLYHFPKPKPSGSKPSSSSAPAPSSGRPVGKAAAEAARRFGVVRGSRLPPQMAAMSAISPPPPCRPWDRADLMRRLGSFKAMTWFAKPKVISPVNCARRGWTNIEPDVITCEACGARLLFSTPSSWTTQQVEKAAAVFSLKLDTGHKLLCPWIDNICDESLALFPPTPPPVLVENYYECFSSLLRLLALPRISCSSLEMMKKRSPQLEQFLSEPSSSSVVLKGRFVLTEDSTIKDLDDAFQDADTYYQALKIISLCGWEPRLLPYAIDCGTESHSDASSTPKLAQPHQISKTMEDRVILYSPNDANGARASADANQEDQHYDPLSAVLDCQFCGACVALWPFYLVERPLQLFKLVSDSNGQDDKDNGHANVVSGVGLSKDANIGFNFTIAGGPPPTRQSFRPKVSFPVVSRHLKADLNYRGNLLSSGSDSHMVPVASETSGSMKRKRSTDQPDLLEGDTDDVDTSPIGAKPHQPGDNSEKSIPNSEVGNGQEQGGSHSDTDKNINMDGASNEKQPESSSPSRKSITSTDAALDQHGSEPRFPSVQGTNEEPSNGATLAETHANNSRPTELSTVTKSLANKEKEKQGLYDRMNEFDPIKQHRTFCPWVSPDDSKSLPGWRLTLAALLTQDKRSDGDSRGEVQIGLLDEEDDPLTSVRKLFMTPPPKRRRIQPSEKS
- the LOC120707336 gene encoding uncharacterized protein LOC120707336 isoform X3 is translated as MPNGRQQLPAAAACKRITTPSPSLPPPIPHPAPATSMAAGGGGGGDIGADSERRLKKAMDKLYHFPKPKPSGSKPSSSSAPAPSSGRPVGKAAAEAARRFGVVRGSRLPPQMAAMSAISPPPPCRPWDRADLMRRLGSFKAMTWFAKPKVISPVNCARRGWTNIEPDVITCEACGARLLFSTPSSWTTQQVEKAAAVFSLKLDTGHKLLCPWIDNICDESLALFPPTPPPVLVENYYECFSSLLRLLALPRISCSSLEMMKKRSPQLEQFLSEPSSSSVVLKGRFVLTEDSTIKDLDDAFQDADTYYQQALKIISLCGWEPRLLPYAIDCGTESHSDASSTPKLAQPHQISKTMEDRVILYSPNDANGARASADANQEDQHYDPLSAVLDCQFCGACVALWPFYLVERPLQLFKLVSDSNGQDDKDNGHANVVSGVGLSKDANIGFNFTIAGGPPPTRQSFRPKVSFPVVSRHLKADLNYRGNLLSSGSDSHMVPVASETSGSMKRKRSTDQPDLLEGDTDDVDTSPIGAKPHQPGDNSEKSIPNSEVGNGQEQGGSHSDTDKNINMDGASNEKQPESSSPSRKSITSTDAALDQHGSEPRFPSVQGTNEEPSNGATLAETHANNSRPTELSTVTKSLANKEKEKQGLYDRMNEFDPIKQHRTFCPWVSPDDSKSLPGWRLTLAALLTQDKRSDGDSRGEVQIGLLDEEDDPLTSVRKLFMTPPPKRRRIQPSEKS
- the LOC120707336 gene encoding uncharacterized protein LOC120707336 isoform X2; protein product: MPNGRQQLPAAAACKRITTPSPSLPPPIPHPAPATSMAAGGGGGGDIGADSERRLKKAMDKLYHFPKPKPSGSKPSSSSAPAPSSGRPVGKAAAEAARRFGVVRGSRLPPQMAAMSAISPPPPCRPWDRADLMRRLGSFKAMTWFAKPKVISPVNCARRGWTNIEPDVITCEACGARLLFSTPSSWTTQQVEKAAAVFSLKLDTGHKLLCPWIDNICDESLALFPPTPPPVLVENYYECFSSLLRLLALPRISCSSLEMMKKRSPQLEQFLSEPSSSSVVLKGRFVLTEDSTIKDLDDAFQDADTYYQALKIISLCGWEPRLLPYAIDCGTESHSDASSTPKLAQPHQISKTMEDRVILYSPNDANGARASADANQEDQHYDPLSAVLDCQFCGACVALWPFYLVERPLQLFKLVSDSNGQDDKDNGHANVVSGVGLSKDANIGFNFTIAGGPPPTRQSFRPKVSFPVVSRHLKADLNYRGNLLSSGSDSHMVPVASETSGSMKRKRSTDQPDLLEGDTDDVDTSPIGAKPHQPGDNSEKSIPNSEVGNGQEQGGSHSDTDKNINMDGASNEKQPESSSPSRKSITSTDAALDQHGSEPRFPSVQGTNEEPSNGATLAETHANNSRPTELSTVTKSLANKEKGAYGPSEKQGLYDRMNEFDPIKQHRTFCPWVSPDDSKSLPGWRLTLAALLTQDKRSDGDSRGEVQIGLLDEEDDPLTSVRKLFMTPPPKRRRIQPSEKS